One genomic window of Gracilinema caldarium DSM 7334 includes the following:
- a CDS encoding 6-hydroxymethylpterin diphosphokinase MptE-like protein, which yields MTHEVPQPRPARRGLSLSYRGKTLLSIIDPIAQSEKTAATYTVKQRTLYLVASPLFGYGIPVILNSLPEDSALIALEVDPALFSVTKEVFYQTIAPTVPYICIKTEAELCHFVRKTWGPRHFRRLELVTLNAGWTLYEQKYRELFHTLQQDLAIDWFNAMTLTRMGRLYARNTLRNLSALAHRPSLDQLSFGTTPVLVLGAGPSLDEFLDRLLHTYPYILNNEKRTFRIICVDTALQSCISRGIPVDLVVALEAQIWNLKDFIGYKTADFALAMDVSAHPDTIQTAQEKVYFFYTPWTELGFLTRLEQAQLLPILIPPLGSVGLTATSIALSLTRGPVYIAGLDFAFTPHLYHAKASPGYQRIYGSQNRLAPLSSLSAVFKQDLSTHIDERGRLLFTDRALQRYQELFIREFSGQNRLIDLRPWGLDLQIRKGTLEELIGHIDENPAVAAYSDKSAAAIALADNSPGTAAFHAIISPTQDNKGPAMTACDTTAAQHNDKVAAFRVLLTSELTSLTRLRAILSGEAPAAAGELDQLLDTCDYLWAHFPECAAAGRQRPGTSDISFLKRVRAELDYFIKVVETSLTHL from the coding sequence ATGACCCATGAAGTTCCCCAGCCGCGTCCTGCGCGGCGGGGTCTTTCACTTTCATATCGAGGAAAAACCCTCCTTTCAATCATTGATCCCATAGCACAGTCTGAAAAGACAGCTGCTACCTATACTGTTAAACAACGAACCCTCTATCTCGTGGCCTCGCCCCTCTTTGGCTATGGGATTCCGGTCATCTTAAATTCCTTACCTGAGGATTCAGCTCTAATAGCCCTTGAGGTAGACCCTGCCCTTTTCTCCGTAACAAAAGAAGTGTTCTACCAAACCATTGCCCCTACAGTTCCTTATATCTGTATAAAAACCGAAGCAGAACTCTGTCATTTTGTTCGAAAAACCTGGGGGCCCCGTCATTTTCGCCGCCTAGAGCTGGTAACCCTGAACGCAGGCTGGACCTTATATGAACAGAAATACAGAGAGCTATTTCACACACTGCAGCAAGACCTAGCCATCGACTGGTTCAACGCAATGACCCTTACCCGGATGGGTCGGCTCTATGCGAGAAACACCCTGCGAAATCTTTCAGCCCTAGCCCATCGACCTTCGCTGGACCAGCTCAGCTTTGGCACAACACCGGTACTTGTTTTAGGGGCAGGTCCCAGCCTGGATGAATTCCTTGACCGGCTTCTGCATACATACCCTTATATACTCAACAATGAAAAGCGTACCTTTCGCATCATCTGTGTTGATACGGCACTGCAATCATGTATATCTAGGGGTATACCGGTGGATTTGGTGGTTGCACTGGAAGCTCAAATTTGGAACCTCAAGGATTTTATCGGTTATAAAACGGCAGATTTTGCCCTGGCCATGGACGTATCAGCCCATCCCGATACTATCCAGACTGCTCAAGAAAAGGTATATTTTTTTTATACCCCCTGGACTGAACTTGGCTTTCTAACCAGACTTGAACAAGCTCAGCTGCTGCCTATCCTTATCCCGCCTTTAGGTTCCGTTGGACTTACGGCAACCTCTATTGCACTATCTCTTACCCGTGGTCCGGTATACATCGCAGGGCTCGATTTTGCCTTTACACCACACCTCTACCATGCCAAAGCCAGTCCCGGTTATCAGAGAATCTACGGCAGTCAAAATCGGCTGGCTCCGCTGAGTTCTCTCTCAGCTGTATTTAAGCAAGATCTTTCAACACATATTGATGAACGTGGCCGACTGCTTTTCACTGACCGGGCACTGCAGCGATACCAGGAACTGTTTATCAGAGAATTCTCGGGGCAAAACCGGCTTATAGATTTACGCCCCTGGGGTCTTGACCTGCAGATCCGCAAGGGAACTCTGGAAGAACTCATAGGTCATATTGATGAAAACCCAGCGGTTGCGGCCTACTCTGACAAATCCGCAGCAGCTATAGCCCTGGCAGATAACAGCCCAGGGACCGCAGCCTTTCATGCCATAATCAGCCCGACTCAGGACAACAAAGGCCCCGCAATGACAGCCTGTGATACAACAGCCGCTCAGCACAACGACAAGGTTGCAGCCTTCCGGGTTTTACTCACCTCAGAACTGACTTCACTCACCCGGTTACGGGCCATTCTCTCCGGCGAAGCTCCGGCGGCGGCGGGCGAACTTGACCAGCTCCTGGACACCTGCGATTACCTGTGGGCCCATTTCCCGGAATGCGCCGCCGCCGGCAGGCAGCGCCCCGGAACCAGTGACATCAGCTTTTTAAAACGGGTTCGTGCAGAGCTGGATTATTTCATCAAGGTGGTGGAGACGAGCCTTACTCATCTTTAG